A section of the Paenibacillus odorifer genome encodes:
- a CDS encoding NAD(P)/FAD-dependent oxidoreductase: protein MTKHYVIVGGGVAAVHAAKAIRDQDADSEISILGEESQLPYNRIKLTKGLFTDLHSEKVLIKKEKWYRDNRISVKTSTRIRSVHPDRQIVVTEDGQSVSYHKLLLCMGAKNRELSLEGSGLNNVHTLRDMNDADRLKENLQDGSHVAVIGGGVQGIETAWALHVAGYQVTVSEAFHRLMGRQLDEKSSQLLKENLEQAGVKVILQADVASITGTEFVTGITLDDQSHFSCDHVVYSIGIVPNTELVSGSSIQVRQGIIVNEQMQTNDPHVYAAGDVAEVNGHVEGLWGGAIEQGRIAGSNMVANLTAYRRAVPVTLFNAFGISLFSIGNVDERYCDTVVSGEENGAYTRIYVKDNTMIGAISWQGAAASLGYKTAVEQGIPLEGIVVNGSSIEEIMAEVQTRLN, encoded by the coding sequence ATGACAAAACATTACGTTATTGTTGGCGGCGGAGTAGCCGCCGTCCATGCCGCCAAAGCCATCCGTGATCAAGACGCAGATTCGGAAATTTCGATCCTCGGGGAGGAAAGCCAACTGCCCTATAACCGGATTAAGCTGACTAAAGGGCTGTTTACCGACCTGCACAGTGAGAAGGTGCTGATTAAAAAGGAAAAGTGGTACCGCGATAACCGTATATCCGTAAAAACCTCGACCCGAATCCGTTCTGTCCACCCGGACCGGCAAATTGTTGTGACAGAAGATGGGCAGAGTGTTTCTTATCATAAGCTTTTACTGTGTATGGGAGCGAAGAATCGTGAACTTTCCCTTGAGGGCTCCGGCCTGAACAATGTCCATACCCTCCGGGACATGAACGACGCGGACAGATTGAAAGAAAACCTGCAGGATGGCAGCCATGTAGCCGTAATCGGTGGTGGAGTGCAGGGAATCGAAACCGCTTGGGCGCTGCATGTAGCTGGATATCAGGTAACGGTGAGCGAAGCTTTTCACCGGTTGATGGGCAGACAGCTTGATGAGAAATCCTCACAGCTACTTAAGGAGAACCTTGAACAAGCAGGTGTGAAGGTTATTCTTCAAGCAGATGTGGCGTCTATTACAGGAACAGAGTTTGTTACCGGAATTACGCTGGACGACCAATCTCATTTTTCCTGTGACCATGTGGTCTACTCCATTGGTATTGTACCGAATACGGAACTGGTAAGTGGCTCGAGTATTCAAGTCCGGCAGGGCATTATCGTAAATGAACAAATGCAAACAAATGATCCACATGTGTACGCAGCCGGAGATGTGGCTGAAGTTAACGGGCATGTGGAAGGACTGTGGGGCGGAGCGATTGAGCAGGGCCGGATTGCCGGCAGTAATATGGTTGCCAATCTGACTGCGTATCGTAGAGCTGTTCCGGTTACCTTATTTAACGCCTTTGGCATCTCTTTATTTTCGATAGGCAACGTGGATGAACGGTATTGCGATACGGTGGTAAGCGGAGAAGAAAATGGGGCGTATACGCGAATCTATGTGAAAGATAACACAATGATTGGTGCGATATCCTGGCAAGGAGCAGCTGCTTCACTGGGGTATAAAACCGCTGTAGAGCAAGGCATCCCCCTTGAGGGGATCGTTGTTAACGGGAGCAGCATCGAGGAGATTATGGCTGAAGTACAAACCAGGTTGAACTAA
- the rd gene encoding rubredoxin: MKKYICLPCGYIYDPALGDPDEDVVAGTAFEDLPEDWVCPVCGEDTSHFAAVEDKKTFVS, translated from the coding sequence ATGAAAAAATACATTTGTCTACCCTGTGGTTATATCTATGATCCGGCATTAGGCGATCCCGATGAGGATGTTGTTGCAGGCACCGCATTTGAAGACTTGCCTGAAGATTGGGTCTGTCCGGTATGCGGTGAAGATACCAGTCATTTTGCAGCGGTTGAAGACAAAAAAACTTTTGTATCCTAA